One part of the Bacteroidota bacterium genome encodes these proteins:
- a CDS encoding ribonucleotide-diphosphate reductase subunit beta has protein sequence HADSLLYMISSLGVNPHECEAMFEDVDTIREKNAFITRVSHALRRDLDLTVLENQQLLAKNLFVFGQCMEGTQFYGLFGMVLSLYRQGKFPGIGQMFRYTLRDESNHIEVFRKLLLELCAENPDVWTAAFRAELADLMAEAVRLEEAFIRDCLPVAGVGLSADEFVGYVRYISNRRMTGLGLDLLFPGQANPLPWLAELMDIQKEQNFFEGRVTEYRKASALVPVDDDEL, from the coding sequence CACGCCGACTCGCTGCTCTACATGATCTCGTCGCTGGGGGTCAACCCGCACGAGTGCGAGGCCATGTTCGAGGACGTGGACACGATCCGCGAGAAGAACGCCTTCATCACGCGCGTCTCGCACGCGCTCCGCCGCGACCTCGACCTGACGGTGCTGGAGAACCAGCAGCTGCTCGCCAAAAACCTGTTCGTCTTCGGGCAGTGCATGGAGGGAACCCAGTTCTACGGCCTCTTCGGGATGGTGCTCAGCCTGTACCGCCAGGGCAAGTTCCCCGGCATCGGGCAGATGTTCCGCTACACGCTCCGCGACGAGTCCAACCACATCGAGGTGTTCCGGAAGCTCCTCCTTGAGCTCTGCGCCGAGAACCCCGACGTCTGGACCGCCGCCTTCCGCGCCGAGCTGGCCGACCTCATGGCCGAGGCCGTCCGCCTCGAAGAAGCCTTTATCCGCGACTGCCTGCCCGTCGCCGGTGTCGGCCTGAGCGCCGACGAGTTCGTCGGCTACGTGCGCTACATCTCGAACCGGCGCATGACGGGCCTCGGGCTCGACCTGCTCTTCCCCGGCCAGGCCAACCCGCTCCCGTGGCTGGCCGAGCTGATGGACATCCAGAAGGAGCAGAACTTCTTCGAGGGCCGGGTGACCGAGTACCGCAAGGCCTCCGCCCTCGTGCCCGTCGACGACGACGAGCTGTAG